Proteins encoded by one window of Arabidopsis thaliana chromosome 2, partial sequence:
- a CDS encoding AGC (cAMP-dependent, cGMP-dependent and protein kinase C) kinase family protein (AGC (cAMP-dependent, cGMP-dependent and protein kinase C) kinase family protein; FUNCTIONS IN: kinase activity; INVOLVED IN: protein amino acid phosphorylation; LOCATED IN: cellular_component unknown; EXPRESSED IN: 9 plant structures; EXPRESSED DURING: 6 growth stages; CONTAINS InterPro DOMAIN/s: Protein kinase, ATP binding site (InterPro:IPR017441), Serine/threonine-protein kinase domain (InterPro:IPR002290), Serine/threonine-protein kinase-like domain (InterPro:IPR017442), Protein kinase, C-terminal (InterPro:IPR017892), Protein kinase-like domain (InterPro:IPR011009), Serine/threonine-protein kinase, active site (InterPro:IPR008271), AGC-kinase, C-terminal (InterPro:IPR000961), Protein kinase, catalytic domain (InterPro:IPR000719); BEST Arabidopsis thaliana protein match is: AGC (cAMP-dependent, cGMP-dependent and protein kinase C) kinase family protein (TAIR:AT4G33080.1); Has 103456 Blast hits to 101588 proteins in 3064 species: Archae - 123; Bacteria - 12796; Metazoa - 37501; Fungi - 11276; Plants - 22937; Viruses - 407; Other Eukaryotes - 18416 (source: NCBI BLink).) produces the protein MENQEEDEVVLAKVTSEVEDNFEDEGLVSNSTLEKVAAAKKYIENHYNRRMRHIQQRKERRWVLEQKIASLDVSEKEQLELLEDLQRKETEYTRLMRNRLCVDDFDLLSIIGRGAFGEVRLCREKKTGNIYAMKKLKKSEMLSRGQVEHVRAERNLLAEVASDCIVKLYYSFQDPEYLYLIMEYLSGGDVMTLLMREETLTETVARFYIAQSVLAIESIHKHNYVHRDIKPDNLLLDKYGHMKLSDFGLCKPLDCRNISAMNVNEPLNDENINESIDGDENCSIGRRGRRWKSPLEQLQHWQINRRKLAYSTVGTPDYIAPEVLLKKGYGVECDWWSLGAIMYEMLVGYPPFYSDDPVTTCRKIVSWRTHLVFPEGARLTPEARDLICRLLCDSEHRLGSHGAGAEQIKAHTWFKDVEWEKLYEMDAAFKPVVNGELDTQNFMKFDEVECPKPARTGSGPSWKVSITPQNINFVGYTYRNFDAVRGSRHSLDIKGSVSPPRSSTDSTRSDSAIDYTKLSTGGDGSQQ, from the exons ATGGAGAATCAAGAGGAAGATGAGGTGGTGCTGGCGAAGGTGACGTCGGAGGTTGAGGATAATTTTGAGGATGAAGGGTTGGTTTCAAATTCAACATTGGAGAAAGTTGCTGCAGCGAAGAAGTATATTGAAAACCATTACAATAGACGCATGAGACACATTCAACAACGTAAAGAAAG GCGTTGGGTGCTAGAACAAAAGATTGCATCTTTAGATGTATCAGAAAAAGAACAACTCGAGTTGCTGGAGGATTTGCAGAGGAAAGAGACAGAGTATACTAGATTAATGAGGAACAGGCTTTGCGTTGACGATTTTGATCTTCTGAGTATTATCGGGAGAGGAGCTTTTGGTGAG GTAAGACTCTGCCGTGAGAAAAAGACAGGCAACATTTATGCTATGAAGAAGCTTAAGAAGTCTGAAATGCTTAGTAGGGGGCAA GTTGAACATGTTAGAGCTGAGAGGAACTTGCTAGCCGAAGTTGCTAGTGACTGTATTGTGAAGCTTTATTATTCGTTCCAAGATCCAGAATATTTGTACCTTATCATGGAGTATCTGTCTGGTGGTGATGTGATGACTTTGCTTATGAGGGAAGAGACTTTGACGGAAACTGTGGCTCGGTTTTACATTGCCCAAAGTGTTTTGGCTATTGAGTCCATACATAAGCATAATTATGTTCACAG GGATATAAAACCAGACAATCTTCTGTTGGACAAGTATGGTCATATGAAGCTGTCGGATTTTGGTCTTTGTAAGCCTCTCGATTGTAGAAATATTTCGGCTATGAACGTAAATGAACCTTTGAATGATGAGAATATAAATGAATCAATCGATGGTGATGAGAACTGCTCGATAGGACGTCGTGGAAGGCGTTGGAAGAGCCCACTGGAACAGCTGCAGCATTGGCAgataaacagaagaaaactG GCATATTCTACGGTAGGTACCCCAGATTATATTGCACCAGAGGTGTTGCTGAAGAAGGGATACGGTGTAGAGTGTGACTG GTGGTCTTTGGGGGCCATTATGTATGAGATGCTCGTTGGTTATCCACCATTTTACTCCGATGACCCTGTAACAACATGTAGAAAG ATTGTGAGCTGGAGAACTCATTTAGTATTCCCCGAGGGTGCAAGGTTGACACCTGAGGCAAGAGATCTCATTTGTAGGTTGCTTTGTGATTCTGAGCACAGGCTTGGTTCTCATGGAGCCGGAGCCGAGCAAATCAAA GCTCATACTTGGTTCAAAGATGTGGAATGGGAAAAACTCTATGAGATGGATGCAGCTTTTAAGCCAGTGGTCAATGGAGAACTTGATACCCAGAATTTTATGAAATTCGATGAG GTGGAGTGTCCAAAACCAGCAAGAACAGGATCTGGACCGTCATGGAAG GTGAGCATAACCCctcaaaatatcaattttgtgGGCTATACGTACAGAAACTTTGACGCTGTTCGTGGTTCTCGCCATTCTTTAG ATATCAAAGGAAGCGTTTCACCTCCACGCTCATCAACTGACTCTACCCGAA GTGACTCTGCAATTGATTACACAAAACTCTCAACTGGTGGCGATGGCTCACAACAATAA